Proteins encoded within one genomic window of Saccharopolyspora pogona:
- a CDS encoding fibronectin type III domain-containing protein → MQPFDPKAYEREVVRPLRGRSGRLPDDLLTRYAVEPGCSDAELAQRLTQVRSHWNKSAQSTAKSSFTTSVYKAFLREDEELRRAHGDAMSGMSWWRNRNNDRAGASKEQIDELVGMLKANFGELGLITPGQLAAMRETFGQLAPAEVDQALDKAGVQTATPRELPKISGLSETLFRRLKALLGDAEVTGIPELLHGKLENYRLLVDFESTPSFPTGLTAKAIQQAIDRENRRSGNQAAREALGILNTAVGKDGADLRPVALYHLLDDVRRLRENGAPASALLKVLGRSGLDAGEVRQVVVSVLSETGATAPPVTGLQRVTELLADGQLIAAQQTLAAITDADEATAAKAAVDRHAEQVRQLREAAHRALRGGAEGEARRQLGEAARLAADDDAIAAELRRIPLSPVDAVTAQPEGVGVRVSWRAKPDHDGGTRYRVMRRAGRIPGDADDGDVVAEGGETAVVDAAVAAGGSVGYAVFAAGDGGVWSRPVGATIDVLPPVHKVRLAVRGGAVEGSWVVHRDAVGVDVRRRRDGESADVPVPTSGGTAFRDSTVDTDGDCTYLLTARYRRPDGTEVSAEVVPVRHTARVAATLPPVTSLDARRFGGELVLSWVWPEDVRMAEVTWTNALAGTGGGQLRLTRQQYQADGGCRIGAGSGTVRAQVSAIATADNGESRSLPAALEVPGAPPQVSYRVERQNRLFGTSTARIVLTADQPVPDCTVLVVVAPGRVMPLKPDDGQVLHRGVHDLREPLELTVELPRRKPFWLRCFVHAAGIELIDPPISQLKVS, encoded by the coding sequence ATGCAACCCTTCGATCCCAAGGCCTACGAGCGCGAAGTGGTGCGGCCGCTGCGGGGACGCAGTGGCCGATTACCCGACGACCTGCTGACCAGGTACGCGGTCGAGCCGGGCTGCTCCGACGCGGAGCTGGCGCAGCGGCTCACCCAGGTCCGTTCGCACTGGAACAAGAGCGCCCAGTCCACCGCGAAGTCCAGCTTCACCACCAGCGTCTACAAGGCGTTCCTGCGCGAGGACGAGGAGCTGCGGCGCGCGCACGGCGACGCGATGTCCGGCATGTCATGGTGGCGCAACCGGAACAACGACCGGGCCGGCGCCAGTAAGGAGCAGATCGACGAACTCGTCGGGATGCTGAAGGCGAACTTCGGCGAACTCGGCCTGATCACGCCCGGGCAGCTGGCGGCGATGCGCGAGACGTTCGGCCAGCTGGCGCCCGCCGAGGTCGACCAGGCCCTGGACAAGGCCGGCGTGCAGACCGCGACACCGCGGGAACTTCCGAAGATCAGCGGCCTGTCCGAGACCCTGTTCCGGCGGTTGAAAGCCCTGCTGGGCGACGCTGAAGTCACCGGAATTCCCGAACTCCTGCACGGCAAGCTCGAGAACTACCGGCTCCTGGTGGACTTCGAGAGCACCCCGTCCTTCCCGACCGGACTCACCGCGAAAGCCATCCAGCAGGCCATCGACCGGGAGAACCGGCGCTCCGGAAACCAGGCCGCCCGCGAGGCGCTCGGCATCCTCAACACGGCGGTCGGCAAGGACGGCGCGGACCTCCGGCCGGTGGCGCTCTACCACCTCCTCGACGACGTGCGCCGGCTCCGCGAGAACGGCGCACCCGCCAGCGCGCTGCTGAAGGTGCTCGGCCGAAGCGGGCTGGACGCGGGCGAGGTCCGGCAGGTCGTGGTGAGCGTCCTCAGCGAAACCGGCGCCACCGCGCCACCGGTCACCGGCTTGCAGAGGGTCACCGAGCTGCTAGCCGACGGCCAGCTCATCGCCGCCCAGCAGACCCTGGCAGCGATCACCGACGCCGACGAGGCGACCGCCGCGAAAGCGGCCGTCGACCGGCACGCGGAGCAAGTACGGCAGCTGCGCGAAGCCGCGCACCGCGCGCTGCGCGGCGGAGCCGAAGGCGAAGCCCGGCGCCAGCTCGGCGAAGCCGCGCGACTCGCCGCCGACGACGACGCGATAGCGGCGGAGCTGCGGCGGATCCCGCTGAGCCCGGTCGACGCCGTGACGGCGCAGCCGGAAGGCGTCGGGGTGCGGGTGTCGTGGCGGGCAAAGCCCGACCACGACGGCGGCACCCGGTACCGGGTGATGCGCCGAGCCGGGCGGATACCCGGCGACGCCGACGACGGCGACGTAGTCGCCGAAGGCGGGGAGACGGCGGTGGTGGACGCCGCCGTGGCGGCCGGCGGGAGCGTCGGGTACGCGGTTTTCGCCGCCGGGGACGGTGGCGTCTGGTCCCGGCCGGTCGGGGCGACCATCGACGTGCTGCCGCCCGTGCACAAGGTGCGGTTGGCCGTTCGCGGCGGGGCGGTCGAGGGGAGTTGGGTCGTTCACCGGGACGCCGTCGGCGTGGACGTGCGGCGGCGTCGCGACGGGGAATCCGCGGACGTTCCGGTGCCGACCAGCGGTGGCACGGCCTTTCGCGATTCCACAGTGGACACTGATGGTGACTGCACCTACCTGCTGACCGCTCGGTACCGCCGTCCGGACGGCACCGAAGTCTCGGCCGAGGTCGTGCCGGTGCGGCACACCGCGCGTGTCGCGGCGACGCTGCCGCCGGTCACCTCGTTGGACGCGCGGCGCTTCGGCGGCGAGCTGGTGCTGTCCTGGGTGTGGCCGGAAGACGTTCGGATGGCCGAAGTGACCTGGACGAACGCGTTGGCCGGCACCGGAGGCGGGCAGCTGCGGTTGACCCGGCAGCAGTACCAGGCCGACGGCGGTTGCCGCATCGGCGCCGGGTCCGGCACCGTGCGCGCGCAGGTGTCGGCGATCGCGACCGCCGACAACGGCGAAAGCCGGTCGCTGCCCGCCGCGCTGGAGGTGCCCGGGGCGCCGCCGCAGGTCAGCTACCGGGTCGAACGGCAGAACCGGTTGTTCGGCACGAGCACCGCGCGAATCGTGCTGACCGCCGACCAGCCGGTGCCGGACTGCACGGTGCTGGTGGTCGTCGCGCCCGGCCGCGTCATGCCGCTCAAACCCGATGACGGCCAGGTCCTGCACCGCGGTGTCCACGATCTCCGCGAACCGCTGGAGCTGACCGTCGAACTGCCGCGCCGGAAACCGTTCTGGCTGCGGTGCTTCGTGCACGCCGCCGGTATCGAGCTGATCGATCCGCCGATCTCCCAGCTGAAGGTGTCCTGA
- a CDS encoding Hsp70 family protein — protein MSDGDLRVFGIDLGTTYSAISYVDETGRPAVCRNTDSNETTPSVVFFENESNVVVGSVAKNSAIIDPDRVVSLIKRQMGSDAEFQFDGTTYTPESISALILKQLAQDAAAHTGGEATRAVITVPAYFGMLERSATKNAGQIAGLDVIGIVPEPVAAALHYETTTDAEDKTILVYDLGGGTFDTTVIRVSSDEIVVICTDGDDNLGGADWDTRLRNHLLAKFLEQAPEGTEADDDEEFMQSLATTAEETKKQLSKAESRAVALRGAGVSARVEVTRAQFETETQDLLDKTVDILKRTLATLQDKQPGAQIDDVLLVGGSTKMPAVAERLRADFGWDPKLHDPDLAVAKGAALYALGRVVHREMTEAAEQGTTGVADAVQNVAQQTGISVKALENLAAKQTRNVLPKAFGVKLVDTSDPDWQQKPTKHFVKHLVHANDSLPTDERVLEAVTVEDGQTSVMIELFEQSGVVAGPDLDENKPINEGKGLIDGLPQLPAGSLVNIRMTVDDEGLLELTAAEPSTGKSLDIKVRVSVRSDEEVAEAKKVVAGITVSG, from the coding sequence ATGTCTGACGGCGACCTGAGGGTGTTCGGCATCGACCTGGGCACCACCTATTCGGCCATCTCGTACGTCGACGAGACCGGCCGACCCGCGGTTTGCCGCAACACCGACAGCAACGAGACCACGCCCTCGGTGGTGTTCTTCGAGAACGAGTCCAACGTGGTCGTCGGGTCGGTGGCGAAGAATTCCGCGATCATCGACCCGGACCGGGTGGTGTCGCTGATCAAGCGGCAGATGGGCAGCGACGCCGAGTTCCAGTTCGACGGCACCACCTACACCCCGGAGTCGATCTCGGCGCTGATCCTCAAGCAGCTCGCCCAGGACGCCGCCGCACACACAGGTGGCGAGGCGACGCGCGCCGTGATCACCGTGCCCGCCTACTTCGGCATGCTGGAGCGCAGCGCGACCAAGAACGCCGGTCAGATCGCCGGGCTGGACGTGATCGGCATCGTGCCGGAGCCGGTGGCGGCGGCGCTGCACTATGAGACGACCACCGACGCCGAGGACAAGACGATCCTGGTCTACGACCTCGGCGGCGGCACCTTCGACACCACGGTGATCCGGGTGTCCTCCGACGAGATCGTGGTGATCTGCACCGACGGCGACGACAACCTCGGCGGCGCGGACTGGGACACGCGGCTGCGCAACCACCTGCTGGCGAAGTTCCTGGAGCAGGCGCCGGAAGGCACCGAGGCCGACGACGACGAAGAGTTCATGCAGTCGCTGGCCACCACCGCCGAGGAGACCAAGAAGCAGCTGTCCAAGGCGGAATCCCGCGCGGTGGCGCTGCGCGGCGCCGGGGTCAGCGCCCGCGTCGAGGTGACCCGCGCCCAGTTCGAGACCGAAACCCAGGACCTGCTGGACAAGACCGTCGACATCCTCAAGCGCACCCTGGCGACCCTGCAGGACAAGCAGCCCGGCGCGCAGATCGACGACGTGCTGCTGGTCGGCGGGTCCACCAAGATGCCCGCGGTCGCCGAGCGGCTGCGCGCCGACTTCGGCTGGGACCCGAAGCTGCACGACCCGGACCTGGCGGTGGCCAAGGGCGCCGCGCTGTACGCGCTGGGCCGCGTGGTGCACCGCGAGATGACCGAGGCCGCCGAGCAGGGCACCACCGGTGTCGCGGACGCGGTGCAGAACGTGGCGCAGCAGACCGGGATCTCGGTCAAGGCGCTGGAGAACCTCGCCGCCAAACAGACCCGCAACGTGCTGCCCAAGGCCTTCGGCGTGAAGCTGGTCGACACCAGCGACCCGGACTGGCAGCAGAAGCCGACGAAGCACTTCGTCAAGCACCTCGTGCACGCCAACGACTCGCTGCCCACCGACGAGCGCGTGCTGGAGGCGGTCACCGTCGAAGACGGCCAGACCAGCGTGATGATCGAGCTGTTCGAGCAGTCCGGGGTGGTCGCCGGGCCGGACCTGGACGAGAACAAGCCGATCAACGAGGGCAAGGGGCTCATCGACGGGTTGCCGCAGCTGCCCGCCGGATCGCTGGTGAACATCCGCATGACGGTCGACGACGAGGGCCTGCTGGAGCTGACCGCCGCCGAACCGTCCACCGGCAAGTCGCTGGACATCAAGGTCCGGGTGAGTGTGCGCAGCGACGAGGAGGTCGCCGAGGCCAAGAAGGTGGTCGCCGGGATCACGGTCTCCGGCTGA
- the grpE gene encoding nucleotide exchange factor GrpE, with amino-acid sequence MRDEPGHDERQPETGEPVGAAREPAVPAGEPAVESTEKPPGSARSENDPVEPAKGSAEAARKLVGPPENPAELRDDHADSAVEPESGKQPEESGKQPEESGEQPEESGEPLPDAPPDPVAQLAEAVAALTEQVREHHERAAAREGVIDKLHAEVERLRAGEQNLVLRPITKDLQNLRKDLLHQARLLPAEIGRQQVVDLFESFALSAEQALERCGSAPIRPEIGAEFAPREHRAIKVLPADDPAQHERIAVVVSDGYLDTTTDRVTVPARVHVYRWSAETAATENDPRAEGMSADV; translated from the coding sequence ATGCGCGACGAGCCAGGGCACGACGAGCGGCAGCCGGAAACCGGCGAGCCGGTTGGCGCCGCGCGGGAACCGGCGGTGCCGGCGGGCGAACCGGCAGTCGAATCGACCGAGAAACCGCCTGGATCGGCCCGATCGGAGAATGACCCGGTTGAGCCTGCGAAAGGGTCGGCCGAGGCGGCGAGAAAACTGGTCGGGCCGCCGGAAAACCCGGCTGAGCTCAGGGACGACCACGCTGATTCGGCGGTCGAACCGGAATCCGGCAAACAGCCCGAGGAATCCGGCAAACAGCCCGAGGAATCCGGCGAACAGCCCGAGGAATCCGGCGAGCCGTTACCCGACGCACCGCCGGACCCGGTCGCGCAGCTGGCCGAGGCGGTCGCCGCGCTCACCGAGCAGGTCCGCGAACACCACGAGCGGGCCGCCGCCCGCGAAGGCGTCATCGACAAGCTGCACGCCGAGGTGGAGCGGCTGCGCGCCGGGGAGCAGAACCTCGTGCTGCGCCCGATCACCAAGGATCTGCAGAACCTCCGCAAGGACCTGCTGCACCAAGCCCGCCTGCTGCCCGCCGAAATCGGCCGCCAGCAGGTCGTTGACCTGTTCGAATCCTTCGCGCTGAGTGCGGAGCAGGCGTTGGAGCGCTGCGGCAGCGCCCCGATCCGACCGGAGATCGGCGCCGAGTTCGCACCGCGCGAGCACCGCGCCATCAAGGTCCTCCCGGCCGACGACCCCGCCCAGCACGAGCGGATCGCCGTCGTCGTCTCCGACGGATACCTGGACACCACTACCGATCGCGTGACCGTCCCCGCGCGGGTGCACGTGTACCGCTGGAGCGCCGAAACCGCGGCCACCGAGAACGACCCGCGAGCAGAGGGGATGAGCGCAGATGTCTGA
- a CDS encoding snapalysin family zinc-dependent metalloprotease encodes MKLPRTSRPVVGLLVAFLVAFLVVLGIPAAAAAAVPENVPENVPVVTYDAGQAAEFRDAVDAGANVWNENVQNLRLEPATGGAADVVVLADDGWPRAEVIGLGQGRVWMGRQAVNEGHDTIRIAAHELGHLLGLPDNRTGECEDLMSGASAGPDCDNAKPNPDEIAEVERNFAGGVRIAPQVFREDVLAAR; translated from the coding sequence ATGAAACTGCCTCGGACGTCAAGACCCGTTGTCGGTCTGCTCGTCGCATTTCTCGTCGCATTTCTCGTCGTGTTGGGCATCCCGGCCGCAGCCGCGGCGGCGGTCCCGGAGAACGTCCCGGAGAACGTCCCGGTCGTCACCTACGACGCCGGCCAGGCGGCCGAATTCCGCGACGCGGTGGATGCCGGTGCGAACGTCTGGAACGAGAACGTGCAGAACCTCCGGCTGGAGCCCGCCACCGGCGGCGCGGCCGACGTCGTGGTGCTCGCCGACGACGGCTGGCCGCGCGCCGAGGTGATCGGGCTCGGGCAGGGCAGGGTCTGGATGGGTCGCCAGGCGGTGAACGAGGGCCACGACACCATCCGCATCGCGGCGCACGAGCTCGGCCACCTCCTCGGCCTGCCGGACAACCGCACCGGGGAGTGCGAGGACCTGATGTCGGGCGCCAGCGCCGGGCCGGACTGCGACAACGCGAAGCCGAACCCGGACGAGATCGCCGAGGTGGAGCGCAACTTCGCCGGCGGCGTGCGGATCGCCCCGCAGGTGTTCCGCGAGGACGTGCTCGCCGCGCGGTGA
- a CDS encoding PIG-L deacetylase family protein, translating into MADDLKPMPQDWHRALAIVAHPDDLEYGCSGAVAAWTASGREVAYLLVTRGEAGIDGVTPEDAAPLREAEQIASAAEVGVRSVEFLDHRDGVIEHGLPLRQDLARAIREHRPELVITLNHHDDWGPGNWNSADHRAVGRAVLDAVADAGNRWIFPELVEQGYEPWRGVRWIGIAAPPHPTHAEDITGTLDRAVASLAAHRTYLEALSDEPAEEHARGFLEAAVHEHADRFGGRACVTFELIGEA; encoded by the coding sequence ATGGCCGACGACCTCAAGCCCATGCCGCAGGACTGGCACCGCGCGCTGGCCATCGTTGCGCACCCCGACGACCTCGAGTACGGCTGCTCGGGCGCAGTGGCGGCCTGGACCGCGAGCGGCCGGGAGGTCGCCTACCTGCTGGTGACGCGCGGCGAGGCGGGCATCGACGGGGTCACACCGGAGGACGCCGCGCCGCTGCGCGAAGCCGAGCAAATCGCCAGCGCGGCCGAGGTCGGCGTGCGGTCGGTGGAGTTCCTCGATCACCGCGACGGCGTGATCGAGCACGGCCTGCCGCTGCGGCAGGACCTGGCTCGCGCCATCCGCGAGCACCGGCCGGAACTGGTGATCACGCTCAACCACCACGACGACTGGGGGCCGGGCAACTGGAACAGCGCCGACCACCGCGCGGTCGGCCGGGCGGTGCTGGACGCGGTGGCCGATGCGGGGAACCGCTGGATCTTCCCGGAACTGGTCGAGCAGGGTTACGAGCCGTGGCGGGGCGTGCGCTGGATCGGTATCGCCGCCCCGCCGCACCCGACGCACGCCGAGGACATCACCGGCACCCTGGACCGGGCGGTGGCCTCGCTGGCGGCGCACCGGACCTACCTGGAGGCGTTGAGCGACGAACCCGCCGAGGAGCACGCCCGTGGTTTCCTCGAAGCAGCCGTCCACGAGCACGCCGACCGCTTCGGCGGCCGGGCGTGCGTGACCTTCGAACTGATCGGAGAAGCATGA
- a CDS encoding maleylpyruvate isomerase N-terminal domain-containing protein gives MIIDALDQAWRAWAELGSSLDETRWQRPTRLPSWTVKDVYAHHSGFPAATGAALDAPEAEGQVTHNDAAELLAFMQQSGGVAEQTADLLRDQATEQAAATSTGELVAEFTEVAPKVVAALRGADLNRPVDYGGVAVVPAGEALRIFVMEAVVHYFDMATALDLPVPGPMEGEPLRETVHLLTDTADPVAFVDAATGRGTPGIFPIMR, from the coding sequence ATGATCATCGACGCCCTGGATCAAGCGTGGCGGGCGTGGGCCGAGCTGGGCAGCAGCCTCGACGAGACCCGGTGGCAGCGGCCGACCCGGCTGCCTAGCTGGACGGTCAAGGACGTCTACGCCCACCACAGCGGATTCCCGGCTGCGACCGGCGCGGCCTTGGACGCGCCGGAAGCCGAGGGACAGGTGACCCATAACGACGCCGCCGAACTGCTCGCGTTCATGCAGCAGTCCGGCGGCGTCGCCGAGCAGACGGCCGACCTCCTCCGCGACCAGGCGACCGAGCAGGCCGCAGCGACCTCGACCGGCGAGCTGGTCGCCGAGTTCACCGAGGTGGCCCCGAAGGTCGTCGCCGCGTTGCGGGGCGCCGATCTGAACCGCCCCGTCGACTACGGCGGCGTTGCCGTGGTGCCGGCGGGTGAGGCGCTGCGGATCTTCGTGATGGAGGCGGTGGTGCACTACTTCGACATGGCCACCGCGCTGGACCTCCCCGTGCCCGGGCCGATGGAGGGCGAACCGCTGCGCGAGACGGTGCACCTGCTCACCGACACCGCAGATCCGGTCGCCTTCGTCGACGCGGCCACCGGGCGCGGCACACCAGGCATCTTCCCGATCATGCGCTGA
- a CDS encoding antitoxin has protein sequence MSLTEEDVTFVDEYAQQIGAPSRSAVIHQAINLLRNAGLEDAYASAWEEWDGSADAQLWDATAADGIADAPR, from the coding sequence GTGAGCCTGACCGAGGAAGACGTCACCTTCGTCGACGAGTACGCCCAGCAGATCGGCGCGCCATCGCGGTCGGCAGTGATCCATCAGGCGATCAACCTGCTGCGCAACGCCGGCCTGGAAGACGCCTACGCCAGCGCCTGGGAGGAGTGGGACGGCAGCGCCGACGCGCAACTGTGGGACGCGACTGCCGCCGACGGAATCGCCGATGCGCCGCGGTGA
- a CDS encoding type II toxin-antitoxin system PemK/MazF family toxin, producing MRRGDLYWVDFEPIRGSEANKTRPAVVISNDAANRGAQRAGRGVITVVPVTSNIDHVHPFQVLLRAAECGLPNDSKAQAEQVRAVAVNRIGNRIGTLPQNTLAKLESALRLHLRL from the coding sequence ATGCGCCGCGGTGACCTCTACTGGGTCGACTTCGAACCCATCCGCGGCTCGGAAGCCAACAAGACCCGCCCCGCGGTCGTCATCAGCAACGACGCCGCGAACCGCGGCGCCCAGCGCGCCGGGCGAGGAGTGATCACCGTCGTGCCGGTGACCTCCAACATCGACCACGTGCACCCGTTCCAGGTGCTCCTGCGGGCCGCCGAATGCGGCCTGCCCAACGACTCGAAGGCCCAGGCCGAGCAGGTCCGGGCGGTCGCGGTCAACCGCATCGGCAACCGCATCGGAACCCTGCCGCAGAACACGCTCGCCAAGCTCGAGAGCGCCCTCCGACTCCACCTCCGCCTGTAG
- a CDS encoding heme o synthase, producing the protein MTAAPESATSQPAPAAGRRRGVVAAYLALTKPRVIELLLVTTIPAMFLAQRGVPSLWLVIVTLVGGAMSAGSANALNCVADSDIDAVMNRTKKRPLVRYEVPRRNALVFGIVLGVVSFAVLWLGANLLAAILATAALLFYVFVYTLVLKRRTSQNIVWGGAAGCMPVVVGWAAVTGKVEWPALVMFGVVFLWTPPHFWSLAMKYKDDYARAGVPMLPVVATARQVSARILAYSWATVGCTLLLVPVTSWVYVAFAVLGGAAFLIVAQRLHAAVRNGQAFNPMKLFHLSNSYLALLFVAIAVDAAVGLPVLG; encoded by the coding sequence ATGACAGCCGCTCCGGAATCCGCCACTTCGCAGCCCGCGCCGGCCGCCGGTCGTCGTCGCGGCGTGGTGGCCGCCTACCTGGCCTTGACCAAGCCGCGCGTCATCGAGCTGCTGCTGGTCACCACGATTCCCGCGATGTTCCTCGCGCAGCGCGGTGTCCCATCGTTGTGGCTGGTCATCGTGACGCTGGTCGGCGGTGCCATGTCCGCCGGTAGCGCCAACGCCCTCAACTGCGTCGCGGACTCCGACATCGACGCGGTGATGAACCGGACCAAGAAGCGCCCGCTGGTGCGCTACGAGGTGCCGCGCCGCAACGCGCTGGTCTTCGGCATCGTGCTCGGCGTGGTGTCGTTCGCCGTGCTGTGGCTGGGCGCGAACCTGCTGGCGGCGATCCTCGCCACGGCCGCGCTGCTGTTCTACGTCTTCGTCTACACGCTGGTGCTCAAGCGCCGGACCTCGCAGAACATCGTGTGGGGCGGCGCGGCCGGCTGCATGCCCGTGGTGGTCGGGTGGGCCGCCGTCACCGGCAAGGTGGAGTGGCCCGCGCTGGTGATGTTCGGCGTGGTGTTCCTGTGGACGCCGCCGCACTTCTGGTCGCTGGCCATGAAGTACAAGGACGACTACGCGCGCGCCGGGGTGCCGATGCTGCCGGTGGTCGCCACCGCGCGGCAGGTGTCGGCGCGGATCCTGGCCTACAGCTGGGCCACCGTGGGCTGCACGTTGCTGCTGGTGCCGGTGACGAGCTGGGTGTACGTGGCGTTCGCGGTGCTCGGCGGGGCGGCGTTCCTGATCGTCGCGCAGCGGCTGCACGCGGCGGTGCGCAACGGCCAGGCCTTCAACCCGATGAAGCTGTTCCACCTGTCGAACTCGTACCTGGCGCTGCTGTTCGTGGCCATCGCGGTGGACGCCGCCGTCGGTCTGCCCGTGCTGGGCTGA
- a CDS encoding DUF3817 domain-containing protein: protein MKPGVLAFYRIMAYVTAVLLILLCAAMVLKYGHYVGLWSEDSSTQQLGETWTFRIGVAHGWLYMVYLLVAVVATTQLRAPIGRMLLVLLAGTIPFGAFVAERKVTHWHELRLAGKPITAPRSVAKSEESHAS, encoded by the coding sequence GTGAAGCCTGGTGTGCTGGCCTTCTACCGGATCATGGCGTACGTCACCGCGGTGCTGTTGATCCTCCTGTGCGCCGCGATGGTGCTCAAGTACGGCCACTACGTCGGTTTGTGGTCGGAGGATTCCTCCACCCAGCAGCTCGGTGAGACGTGGACCTTCCGGATCGGCGTGGCGCACGGCTGGTTGTACATGGTGTACCTGCTCGTCGCAGTGGTCGCCACCACCCAGCTCCGCGCGCCGATCGGCCGGATGCTGCTGGTGCTGCTGGCCGGCACGATCCCGTTCGGCGCGTTCGTCGCCGAGCGCAAGGTGACGCACTGGCACGAGCTGCGATTGGCGGGCAAGCCGATCACCGCGCCGCGCAGCGTCGCGAAGTCGGAGGAATCGCACGCCTCATGA
- a CDS encoding LLM class flavin-dependent oxidoreductase, with product METDASPERTESGSATAEQDDPIKGLARGDSPAALSVLDLSTVGVEHGPSDALRTTTELARSVEQWGFHRLWVAEHHGMPGIASSAPAVVIAHLAAHTTTLRLGSGGVMLPNHAPLVVAEQFGTLQALHPGRIDLGVGRAPGTDQATARALRRTTGLLSADDFPQQLGELIAFLDDDFPVDHPYAAIQSVPHGPMPPVWLLGSSGFSAQLAGALGLPFAFAHHFSAQNTLPALQLYRQSFQPSEVLAEPYALIGVQAVAADTDEEALDIIRPVALSMLRLRRGMPGKQPTRREAREYPYTELEQSFIDSWLADAVYGAPESIRAGLDELRERTGVDELMLTANVPDRDSKLHSFELIAKAYRMI from the coding sequence ATGGAAACTGATGCGTCCCCGGAGCGCACCGAGTCGGGCAGCGCGACCGCAGAGCAGGACGACCCGATCAAGGGCCTGGCCCGTGGCGACTCGCCCGCGGCGTTGTCGGTGCTCGACCTGTCCACCGTCGGCGTCGAGCACGGCCCTTCGGACGCCCTGCGCACCACCACCGAGCTCGCCCGCAGCGTCGAGCAGTGGGGGTTCCACCGGCTGTGGGTCGCCGAGCACCACGGCATGCCCGGCATCGCCAGCTCCGCGCCCGCCGTGGTGATCGCGCACCTCGCCGCGCACACCACCACCCTGCGCCTGGGCTCCGGCGGCGTGATGCTGCCGAACCACGCGCCGCTGGTCGTCGCCGAGCAGTTCGGCACCCTGCAGGCGCTGCACCCCGGCCGCATCGACCTCGGCGTCGGCCGCGCACCCGGCACCGACCAGGCCACCGCCCGGGCCCTGCGGCGCACCACCGGGCTGCTGTCCGCCGACGACTTCCCGCAGCAGCTCGGCGAACTGATCGCCTTCCTCGACGACGACTTCCCAGTCGACCACCCGTACGCCGCGATCCAGTCCGTGCCGCACGGCCCCATGCCGCCGGTGTGGCTGCTCGGTTCCAGCGGCTTCAGCGCGCAACTGGCCGGCGCTCTCGGCCTGCCGTTCGCTTTCGCGCACCACTTCAGCGCGCAGAACACGCTGCCCGCGCTGCAGCTCTACCGGCAGTCCTTCCAGCCCTCGGAAGTGCTGGCCGAGCCGTACGCGCTGATCGGTGTGCAGGCCGTCGCGGCCGACACCGACGAGGAAGCGCTGGACATCATCCGGCCCGTCGCGCTGAGCATGCTGCGGCTGCGGCGGGGCATGCCCGGCAAGCAGCCGACCCGTCGGGAGGCCCGCGAGTACCCGTACACCGAGCTGGAGCAGAGCTTCATCGACAGCTGGCTGGCAGACGCCGTCTACGGCGCTCCGGAGTCCATCCGGGCCGGGCTCGACGAGCTACGCGAACGCACCGGAGTCGACGAGCTGATGCTCACCGCGAACGTGCCGGACCGGGACAGCAAGCTGCACTCGTTCGAACTGATCGCCAAGGCGTACCGGATGATCTAG
- a CDS encoding SidA/IucD/PvdA family monooxygenase: protein MAAVDERIHDVLGIGFGPSNLALAIAIEEHNRTASAADRLNGAFFERQAAFGWHQGNAHRGHTHGLTSSLLSNGSVRAGEIRDSIRTRRQAPRPARDYVLTRG from the coding sequence GTGGCTGCGGTCGACGAGAGAATCCACGACGTGCTGGGAATCGGTTTCGGACCGTCTAACCTGGCGCTGGCCATCGCCATCGAGGAGCACAACCGCACCGCGTCCGCAGCGGACCGCCTCAACGGCGCATTCTTCGAGCGCCAGGCGGCGTTCGGGTGGCACCAGGGCAATGCTCATCGAGGGCACACCCACGGCCTCACGTCGTCGCTGCTGTCCAACGGATCGGTTCGGGCGGGCGAGATCCGCGACTCGATCCGCACCCGCCGCCAGGCTCCCCGCCCCGCCCGCGACTACGTCCTCACCCGAGGCTGA
- a CDS encoding MFS transporter gives MVVPLRGVRPQVAVCVCYVAAMFMNGMDATIVNVALPAIGAEFAVPPSATSAVNVGYLVSLAVCIPVSGWLGDRFGTKRVFLGAFGVFVVASALCGLANDLPPLTLARVLQGAGGGV, from the coding sequence ATGGTGGTGCCGCTCCGCGGCGTGCGCCCGCAGGTGGCCGTGTGCGTCTGCTACGTGGCGGCGATGTTCATGAACGGCATGGACGCCACGATCGTCAACGTGGCGCTCCCGGCCATCGGCGCCGAGTTCGCCGTGCCGCCAAGCGCCACCTCGGCGGTCAACGTCGGCTACCTGGTCAGCCTGGCGGTGTGCATCCCGGTCTCCGGCTGGCTCGGCGACCGCTTCGGCACGAAACGGGTTTTCCTCGGTGCCTTCGGAGTATTCGTCGTGGCATCGGCGCTGTGCGGGCTGGCCAACGACCTGCCGCCGCTGACCCTCGCGCGGGTGCTGCAGGGCGCCGGCGGCGGGGTATGA